Genomic DNA from Corticium candelabrum chromosome 5, ooCorCand1.1, whole genome shotgun sequence:
AACCTAGACCACAACCTAAGCCAGTGGTCAGACCGAGGCCAGTAGAAACGCCAGTGGGACAGATGCCATCCTGCGGCCCGCCAACGTTTGAAGCCGAACACGTTGTtctaacaacacaacagtatTCTTATTCAAAACGCCAAGCTTCATTTGAAGACCAAGCAAGACGCCAACCTTCCGTTGAAGGTCAAGGTCAGCAAATGAGACGCCAAACTTCGACTGAAGGAAAGGGAACAAGTGACTACGCTGATGTTACCTTAGCTGTTGATGTGACTGGTGAAGATTGTCACAAAATGGATTTCATTTGTTCTACAACTCGGCGAAAGGATGAATTTGAGCGAAAATTTAGTAATTGTAGCCGTCTTACTTGGAGCAAAGAGAAAAGCACAGTTTCACTCTATCCTAGCAGTCCACCTGGGCCTCTTGGTACACAATGGAAACAATCAGCTAGAGAAGAGCTGTTTGAAGCTCTTGAGCAGTACACAGTTGAACACTTTAGAGTTACAGCTACCATGTCTCTAGACACTATAATGGAGATGGCTgaacaagaaaatagaaagcAAGGCAATAGAATTGGTATTGTTGATTTCTCTGATGAAAAGAAAGTGTTGATAGTTGGGGAAAACGTAGATGTTCAGATAGTACGTAAATCAGTTCGTAATCAGTTGTCATCACCCAATGTTGAAACAGTTGCTCATCAAGCTTCACCAGTTGATGACCAGGAGCAGACTGTTACTATACCATTTGACAAATATAAACGCCCAATAGTTGACTTTGCTTTGTCACAGCACAAACTGAAATTGAAACATCAGATTAGTAACTGCAGCAGCATCTCTTGGAATGGAAGCACTGGATTTCTAGTCCTTCGCATCAGTCAAGGTGGTGCAACCAAATTTAAGAGTCATGCTGTGGAAGACGAAGTTGAGATGTTTTTGGAAAATTATAAGCAAAGGCCAGTTGTCATTCCAGATGACAAAGATTGGAGCAGTGCAGTAAAGATTGCTAAGGCAGAAGTGGAAGACAGAGATGATGAATTTACTTTAGTGGAACTGCCAAGCAAAAAGCAGATTCTGCTTGTTGGACTGAAAGAAGGTTTTGGTGATGTTCTAAAGTCAATTAGAGATAAGCTGTCACAAGAGAGGCATGAAGAATACGCAAAATCACAACTGCAATCCGGTAGCTGTGGAAATCATATTACTCCTGAAGTTTTTCAGTTGATTAGTCGTACTGAATCATTTAGGTCACTTGGGATTGAGGTGAAAATGGCCTACAATGCAGGAAAGCTGTGTGTAGATGTTAGTGggcaaaacaaagaaactatTGATGCTGCAAGAAATACCTTGGAGACTCTGACTCATCAAATTCAGGCTACATCTATTTCTGTTGAATCTCATGTGCGACAGTTTTTATCATCAGGCACTAGAATAGAGCAGTTGAATGCTAGTCTTGCTAGTAAGCACATCGTTGCTCACGCTCTTGAAGTTGATCATACTGGATTAAAGATCTTAGCAAAGGAAGGTGAAGTAGGGAAAGTTCAAGACGAGGTACGAAAGTGGCTTCTTTCACCTACCATTGAAATAGATGATGATGAAACAAGAAAGTATCTTGTTTCCCAAACCTGCCACAAGTTCTTTACAACCCTACAAGATGAACTTGGCATTAAGATAACTTGTGTGAAAGGTGTGAATGGCATTGTGGAGCACATAGCTATCACTGCGCAGAGAGACCAAGCTGTCGCTGCTAAACGTAACATTGAAGACCATCTGTATGCAAATGTTCAAACTTCGGAATCTAGACCTCTTCCTAATCATGCTGTGGCTGAGTTTCTGCAAAGGCACATGGATTCAGAGATAAAGgaaatagaaaagaaactaATCAGTTATCAAGCAACTGTTGAAATACTACGGGATGTGACTCCTCCAGTCATTGTCCTTAAATCAAAAAAGGCTGGCTTTTTAGCTCTTTCAAAACATGTGGGAGCACTTCTCTCGAAATGCACTGGAGTAGCGTCAAAAGAATTCAAGAAACACGGTTTGAAGAAACTTGTACAGAATTCGTTTTCAATCATTCAATTACCAATAGAGCGAGATCGGAAGGTGGTTATTACTGCTAGAGAAGACGGTCTTAGATCTCATCTTCATAGTGCATTAGCAGGTCAAACACGTGCAAAGCAACTGAGCAAACACTGTTGTACCAAAAATTCAAATCACAACATTGTATTGTACTCTGGAGATATTTGTCACCACCCTGTTGATGTGATCGTGAGCACTGCAAATGAAGACCTCGACTTCAGTGCTGGATTGCCTGCCTACCTTGTCAAATGTGGTGGTGATACCATCAAGAAAGAGTGTGAGGACTATTTGTCCAAGAAGATCTTCAAAAAGAAATTAGGAGTGGGAGATGTAATTTGTACTAGTGCAGGCTGTCTCTCCACTACTCACCATGTCATTCATGTTGTTGGTCCAAGATGGCCGCAAGGGGCAGCTGCTAACTCTAATCAGGTTCAAACCACAACAAAACTCCTCAAAAAGGCAGTCAATGCTGCTCTGGATAAGGCTGCCAGTCTAGGTTGTAGCTCTGTTGCTTTACCTGCAGTTAGTGCTGGTGGATTTGGATGTCCAAGTGACTTTGTTGCTCAACACATGGTAGAAACCATTGATGAATTTCTGGCAAGTAGGCAAAGTAAGCAGTTGCACGATGTCCACATTGTCTTACTtgagacagaccaacacaacaTCAAAGCATTTCAAGTGCACATGATGAACAAACTTGGCAAGGTTGGGCAAAtgccaccaccacaacaaaaACGAcagccgccgccgccgccgccaccACAACAAAAACGAaagccaccaccaccaccaccatacGCGAATACTACAGCAGGGGCAGCTGGAAGATCCAAACCTGAGCTGAAAGTTGTTATTATGCAGGGTGACATTAGCAGTCAACAGGTAAATCTTGAGATGTACTTGttgaaattatttaattatatttatatgtatatttTGCTGTTTCAGGTGGATGTAATTGTGAGCTCTGCTTGTGATACGCTGAACCTTCAAAGTGCTCAAGCATCAAAAGCACTTGCACAAAAGGCCGGTCCTGCTCTACAACAAGCATGCAGTGCTTATGTCAAGCAACATGGGTCACTTAAACATGGAGACATTGTTGTCACAGGTGGATACAAGTTACACTGCAAACACATCGCACATGCTTTCTGTCCTCGAAGTCGTCCTGTAAGTCTTTTGACCTTTCAGTGATTACCTTTGTATCATATCTCTTTCTTATAGCGACTGGCAGAAATTGTTTTGAAGTGTGTGCAGAAGGCTGACACCATTGGAGCACGCTCCATTGCTTTTCCTGCTCTGGGAACTGGCAGTCTTGGTATGGGTGACATTGATGCTGCAAATGCATTGTTTGAAGGCATATATGCTTTACACACACCTTCTACTGTCCAAGAGGTATTTGTAGTTATTTTTGATCCATCAAAACTGTCACTTTACCAACAAGTGAAACATACACTATTTACACCTAAAGCAGTTCCTACTCTGTCTTTTGTGTTACAAAACGGAGTCGGGGTAGTAGTCGAAGGTGGCAATGTTGCCAAAGATATTTCTGATGCCATAGTTGTACCAACTGGAGTTGTATTTGATCAAGTGCACAACTATGGAGGACTATCATTTAAACATGAATGGAAAACAAAATACAACAGCTCTGTTCCATTTTCGACTGGCTTTGCAGAGCTTTCTGGAGGACGTCAGCTTGACTGCAAAAAAGTCTATGTTATTGCACCTGCCAATTTCAATTCTAGCACGTCAGTCAGTCAGAATGAAGCGAACATTAGTACAGTTGTTGAAAAAGTGCTGATGGCTGCTAACCAAGCACATATGGCTTCTATCTCGATCCCTACAATAGGAACAGGGAAGCTAGGTTATAGCAATGTTGTCAGTGCAGGAGCCCTGGCAAAGGCCATCAATGCTTTCTCTTCAAAAGTCAGTCAACCTAATATCAAAAGCATTAAGGTTGCTGTGTTTGACAAAGATCGGTTAGGTGACTTTCAGCAGAAGCTAAGTCAGGATTGCAAAGCACAGACACCATCACTTCCGCTGTCTAGTAGCACTGCTGCCCCATCAGTTAATTCCCCATCAGTTAATTCTCCATCAGTTAATTCCCCGTCATTTCAACATCAGCAAATGGATGAAGACAATGACGGAATTGTCCCCGAATATCCTGATTCAGTCAACATTTTGATTGTAGGTGAGCACCAACGTAACTGTGATCAAGCAATGCTACACTTGACCCGCAAGATTGAAGAATTCTGTGTTACAAAACAGTTGAAAACAGTTGTCCCAGATGACATGGTTAATGTTGTGAAGAAGGAGGCTGGAAAGAGAGATGTGTGTGTCATGGTTACATTAGAAGATGATAAACCCAAACTGACTCTAGCTGGAATGAAAGAGGATGTAAGTGAGGTTACTGATGTGGTAACCTATCACATGTCTGAGGTTCAAGAACGTCATGCAAATTTGCAAGGACAAAAGGAGATGATGTCTCAAGTTCAGTGGCTTTATGAGGAAGGACTTGAAACCTTTGAACCTTATCCTCCAGATGCTGTTGTTATTCTTGAGAAAGCATATCAATCAAAGCAGATGACAGTCCAACTGGACATCGCATCACTCAACCGTAAATGTCTTGTCTGTATTGACAAAAACCAGGAAGTTGACCAAGTCACAGGTCAGACAAGAGTCATTAAAAGACAGAAACTACAGACCACGGGTACTTGACATGAGAATTTGAtaaaactgtttgtttgtgatgttGTTCTCATTGGTATAGTTTTTGAGATGCCAAGACACTGGAAGCAACTTCCACCTGGCAAGCCTTATCATTTGGTTCCTCTGGACTCATCAACCAGTGAGTACAAGAGAGTAGCTGATAAGTTTCAAAAGACTGCTTGTCAGAAGAAATATAATCAATCAACTGTACCGCCTTATCCTCAAATAGTAGAAATTAAGCGAGTTCAAAATCCTTCTCTGTATCAAAAGTATTTACAGGAGAGAGATGCACTACATAGCAAACGAGCAGCAGAACTAAACGCTGGAAAAGGAACTCTTGAAATGGACCTCTTCCATGGAACTAAAGCTGATGTCATTGAACACGTAATCAATGGTGGTTTCAACAGAATTTATGCTGGAACTGCAGTGGGTAAGTTAAGGTTGTAGGATACAATTCTTATGTGCTTAACTTAGCTGTTGTGTGCTAGTCAATCACGTGGCTGTGTTTTGCAGGGAAACTACTTGGAGCAGGTGTATACTTTGCAAAGAACTCTGGCTACTCCCTTGCTTACGCAGCTCCAGATGGCAGCAACAGAAAGCATATGTTCCTTTCCAAAGTTCTTCTGGGACTCTGGACTCAAGGCAATAAGACACTTTGGGAACCTCCTGTTATTAACCCATCAGTTAGTGGCGTTGACCGATTTGACTCAACAGTTGATGATACCACCAATCCTGAAATCTTTGCGGCTTGCTTTCGTGATAACATGGCATATCCAGAATATGTCATCACTTTCACTCACAGCTGATTAGCTTCATAACTTGAATTTGATGAATCATTTCATTTGTAATGTGCTCTTCTGTTCAGTTCTGCTGCATGTGTGGTGTACAACAGTTGCCTGATTTGTAGTTGTTATGGCTAGCTTGTCTCTGGCTGAATGTGTATACTTATgattgtgctgaattcgaatcAACTGGCTACTACAGACCCTTTTCATTGACATTCACATTTGCCATATTGAGAGGTACGTACCATGGTGCACATTTGCCATGTTGTCAGCCATACAAGCAGCCAACATTCTTTCCTCTCAGTATGGTGGCTGTCAATGCTTGCCATGATGGTAAGTAATGATCAGATAGTAACTGATCTATTCTATAATTGCAAATGAGATAACACCATCAATCCGTCAGATGTCATGTTCTgatttaatcaataaattacaCAATGTattggtacacacacacacacacacacacacacacacacacacacacacacacacacacacacacacacacacatgcacacacacacacacacacacacacacatgcacacacacacacacgcgcacacacatacacacacacacacacacacacacacacacacacacacacacacacacaccaaacagaaATTCAGCAAAATTCCAGAGTGGCAAACTAAATAATACACGTGATGAAACAACTACTGTAGTACATCCAAAGTAgttatgtgcatgtgtcaggACTGACCTGGTTCTCTGTATAGCTCCAATCATCAGAATCAACAGCCTCACTTTCAGATGATATTTTGCAGTCATGCATCTGAAGCAAACAGCACAGTCTTTCTGCATTATTGAAACAACATGCAGTAGGTCAAGTTAGTTTCTATATTCCAGGTGTCACTAGCTATGACAAACTGACTATATCCTTCATGACAGTAACAATCAAATCAATGTATAGGTTCATCCTAGTCTATAGATATGCACACCCCATGATGTACTAGCTAGAAGACAGAAATATTTCAATATCATGTTTTGTCTACATGACTTGTAACCGCTGTGCGTAATAGAAAAGACAATCATCAACATTAAATGACTCAAAGTGTCAATAATTACATTTTATTTCTACCTACTTCCCCTGATTTTTTTCTATAACAGAAGTAGGAGCTAAAATACGAGTTCTATTAGTTTCACtgatctgtccatttgtaaccATTTCATCCAGAATCATATGAGCTTTATCCAAGTGAAACATAAGATCCAGTTCACAAACATTCTCAAAGTAGAGATCAAACGTCTCCACAACGTTGTGTATGAACTCCAATATGCTCAGTTCATTCTCATCGCTGTCAGCACCGATAATGAAGTAGAGAGATGCGTACCTCCTGTAGATGACTTTGAAGTTTCTATACTCCATAAATGAACATTGATTATCTGCTCTGGCGAGACATTTGCGAATGATCTCCGCCTCCATGCCAACTCTCTCCTCTATTTCAACGTACTCATAGTACTGAGAAAGTCTCGTCTGCCCTTGCTTGTTGACAAGAAGAAAGAATTTTAAACCCATTTGTTTCAGGTTgttttagcgcgcgctagtcTGCATGGGCGCCTACTAACTAGACTGTACGTATACGTTTCCGAACTTTCTGCA
This window encodes:
- the LOC134179422 gene encoding protein mono-ADP-ribosyltransferase PARP14-like, which produces MTSGRKAEACIAVAGAFESDWMVVALTEYLKKTWKASLVGDPELKEDGRVVVEIADSSEMLASDLVEKICSRREHLIAGDKPVEIEPFQVNRRWPPPRPQPRPQPRPQPRPQPKPVVRPRPVETPVGQMPSCGPPTFEAEHVVLTTQQYSYSKRQASFEDQARRQPSVEGQGQQMRRQTSTEGKGTSDYADVTLAVDVTGEDCHKMDFICSTTRRKDEFERKFSNCSRLTWSKEKSTVSLYPSSPPGPLGTQWKQSAREELFEALEQYTVEHFRVTATMSLDTIMEMAEQENRKQGNRIGIVDFSDEKKVLIVGENVDVQIVRKSVRNQLSSPNVETVAHQASPVDDQEQTVTIPFDKYKRPIVDFALSQHKLKLKHQISNCSSISWNGSTGFLVLRISQGGATKFKSHAVEDEVEMFLENYKQRPVVIPDDKDWSSAVKIAKAEVEDRDDEFTLVELPSKKQILLVGLKEGFGDVLKSIRDKLSQERHEEYAKSQLQSGSCGNHITPEVFQLISRTESFRSLGIEVKMAYNAGKLCVDVSGQNKETIDAARNTLETLTHQIQATSISVESHVRQFLSSGTRIEQLNASLASKHIVAHALEVDHTGLKILAKEGEVGKVQDEVRKWLLSPTIEIDDDETRKYLVSQTCHKFFTTLQDELGIKITCVKGVNGIVEHIAITAQRDQAVAAKRNIEDHLYANVQTSESRPLPNHAVAEFLQRHMDSEIKEIEKKLISYQATVEILRDVTPPVIVLKSKKAGFLALSKHVGALLSKCTGVASKEFKKHGLKKLVQNSFSIIQLPIERDRKVVITAREDGLRSHLHSALAGQTRAKQLSKHCCTKNSNHNIVLYSGDICHHPVDVIVSTANEDLDFSAGLPAYLVKCGGDTIKKECEDYLSKKIFKKKLGVGDVICTSAGCLSTTHHVIHVVGPRWPQGAAANSNQVQTTTKLLKKAVNAALDKAASLGCSSVALPAVSAGGFGCPSDFVAQHMVETIDEFLASRQSKQLHDVHIVLLETDQHNIKAFQVHMMNKLGKVGQMPPPQQKRQPPPPPPPQQKRKPPPPPPYANTTAGAAGRSKPELKVVIMQGDISSQQVDVIVSSACDTLNLQSAQASKALAQKAGPALQQACSAYVKQHGSLKHGDIVVTGGYKLHCKHIAHAFCPRSRPRLAEIVLKCVQKADTIGARSIAFPALGTGSLGMGDIDAANALFEGIYALHTPSTVQEVFVVIFDPSKLSLYQQVKHTLFTPKAVPTLSFVLQNGVGVVVEGGNVAKDISDAIVVPTGVVFDQVHNYGGLSFKHEWKTKYNSSVPFSTGFAELSGGRQLDCKKVYVIAPANFNSSTSVSQNEANISTVVEKVLMAANQAHMASISIPTIGTGKLGYSNVVSAGALAKAINAFSSKVSQPNIKSIKVAVFDKDRLGDFQQKLSQDCKAQTPSLPLSSSTAAPSVNSPSVNSPSVNSPSFQHQQMDEDNDGIVPEYPDSVNILIVGEHQRNCDQAMLHLTRKIEEFCVTKQLKTVVPDDMVNVVKKEAGKRDVCVMVTLEDDKPKLTLAGMKEDVSEVTDVVTYHMSEVQERHANLQGQKEMMSQVQWLYEEGLETFEPYPPDAVVILEKAYQSKQMTVQLDIASLNRKCLVCIDKNQEVDQVTGQTRVIKRQKLQTTVFEMPRHWKQLPPGKPYHLVPLDSSTSEYKRVADKFQKTACQKKYNQSTVPPYPQIVEIKRVQNPSLYQKYLQERDALHSKRAAELNAGKGTLEMDLFHGTKADVIEHVINGGFNRIYAGTAVGKLLGAGVYFAKNSGYSLAYAAPDGSNRKHMFLSKVLLGLWTQGNKTLWEPPVINPSVSGVDRFDSTVDDTTNPEIFAACFRDNMAYPEYVITFTHS
- the LOC134180022 gene encoding uncharacterized protein LOC134180022 encodes the protein MGLKFFLLVNKQGQTRLSQYYEYVEIEERVGMEAEIIRKCLARADNQCSFMEYRNFKVIYRRYASLYFIIGADSDENELSILEFIHNVVETFDLYFENVCELDLMFHLDKAHMILDEMVTNGQISETNRTRILAPTSVIEKNQGK